Proteins encoded together in one Thermomonospora curvata DSM 43183 window:
- a CDS encoding DUF4132 domain-containing protein, protein MNNRPLPDEHTFEIPASWRSQLHPRRDGTPAPPIHPDPQAAGTVRALIEEHAELIDLLVTGGDCDPELVAAVGRHLDGDPDPLGAAAIAAVITQRSVMRKMEESQAFFDSWVVTHGLGFAACAVVELSGLYAVHWRGGWDEKPHVLVEPKGDIHQHCPVTLRRARSLLASAADGVYPEAEAALAGHRRSATQRGLVSYLVPTRQDWVEECCADRSMGPNVSHLLYYSLRTRKQYLTLHNRVGFDAGRVSIYSVLPTLLEGMGPAALPLLLDVLDRGDLGEEKRQYVLGLIAELPTDEAFKGLLGRLDRRGVRPVLQAMARRFPVRALRLLAEAAPVSFDAALLLADHLSADAELAAAALRRLPPGTRTAAESAMASLARVPEAPAEAVPAVLAGPAGPRSRPVLEELQAPAPRVAWGAGERRQWLEDVPGLLPVPPDADWKALIGEFRSGTPSISIAQLVVYGPEELAWPPDEERDRRAREEVPWLKPLVARHGLRALPVAVEMAEADPAHCGTALLPFWHADVALMAAGWLTRGGDRADTARRWLDRHGPAAAPLLAPAALGKTAERRPAEWALRYLLLRHDLEEIVRAAQAVHGRRAADALEALLSAHPVETGLCPTPKIGDWLDPASLPQVLLRDRRLALPAAAAERLVALLALPFPHGVREIRRACDPRSLARFGWALLRQWREGGAPAQDDWALTQLAWTGNEETVEQLAALIPLWAEEGRHKDAAKALGVLADIGSDAALKHLHDVPRKATSKKLRQEAQRGMRRIAGRRGLSAEQLADRTVPDLGLAVDGGLVLDYGPRRFTVDLDERFKPVVTDQKGRTRKTPPSPGAKDDLLLAPAAHQRFTAFRKEARAAVADQIRRLETAMASGRRWTADQFGDFILGHPLMCRLARSLVWVSEDGDAVTAFRITEDRTLADVEGEKFTLSPSARVGVASPELLGDAVAAWSQTFAAHGIHQPFPQLARPLPAPGEPKAALGG, encoded by the coding sequence GTGAACAACCGCCCTCTGCCCGATGAGCACACCTTCGAGATCCCGGCGTCCTGGCGCTCCCAGTTGCATCCCAGGCGCGACGGCACGCCGGCGCCCCCCATTCACCCCGATCCGCAGGCGGCCGGCACCGTGCGTGCGCTCATCGAGGAGCACGCCGAACTGATCGACCTGCTGGTGACGGGGGGCGACTGCGATCCTGAGCTCGTCGCGGCCGTCGGGCGGCATCTGGACGGCGATCCCGACCCGCTGGGCGCGGCGGCGATCGCGGCCGTCATCACGCAGCGGTCCGTGATGCGGAAGATGGAGGAGAGCCAGGCCTTCTTCGACTCCTGGGTCGTCACGCACGGGCTCGGTTTCGCCGCCTGCGCGGTGGTGGAGCTGAGCGGGCTCTACGCCGTCCACTGGAGAGGCGGCTGGGATGAAAAGCCGCATGTCCTGGTCGAGCCGAAGGGGGACATCCACCAGCACTGTCCCGTCACCCTGCGCCGCGCCCGCAGCCTGCTGGCATCCGCCGCGGACGGCGTCTACCCGGAGGCCGAAGCGGCCCTGGCCGGCCACCGGCGCTCCGCGACGCAGCGAGGGCTGGTGTCCTACCTGGTGCCCACCCGGCAGGACTGGGTGGAGGAGTGCTGCGCCGACCGGTCCATGGGGCCGAACGTCTCCCACTTGCTGTATTACTCGCTGCGCACCAGGAAGCAATATCTCACCCTCCACAACAGGGTGGGTTTCGACGCCGGGCGCGTCTCCATTTACAGCGTGCTCCCCACGCTGCTTGAAGGCATGGGCCCGGCCGCCCTTCCCCTGCTCTTGGACGTGCTCGACCGGGGCGATCTGGGCGAAGAAAAGCGCCAGTACGTCCTCGGCCTGATCGCCGAGCTGCCCACGGACGAGGCGTTCAAGGGGCTGCTGGGCCGGCTCGACCGCCGGGGCGTCCGGCCGGTGCTGCAGGCGATGGCGCGGCGCTTCCCCGTCCGGGCGCTGCGGTTGCTGGCCGAGGCCGCCCCGGTCTCCTTCGACGCCGCCCTGCTGCTGGCCGATCACCTGTCGGCCGACGCCGAACTGGCCGCGGCCGCGCTCCGCAGGCTCCCGCCCGGGACGCGCACGGCGGCGGAGTCGGCGATGGCGTCCCTCGCCCGGGTCCCGGAGGCGCCGGCGGAGGCGGTGCCCGCGGTCCTGGCCGGGCCCGCCGGCCCGCGGTCCCGGCCCGTCCTGGAAGAGCTGCAGGCGCCCGCGCCGCGCGTCGCGTGGGGTGCGGGCGAGCGGCGGCAGTGGCTGGAGGACGTTCCGGGCCTGCTCCCCGTGCCGCCGGATGCGGACTGGAAGGCGCTCATCGGGGAGTTCCGGTCCGGCACCCCGTCGATCAGCATCGCCCAGCTCGTGGTGTACGGGCCCGAGGAACTGGCCTGGCCGCCGGACGAAGAGCGGGACCGCCGGGCGCGGGAGGAGGTCCCCTGGCTCAAACCGCTCGTCGCCCGCCACGGGCTGCGGGCGCTGCCGGTGGCGGTGGAGATGGCCGAGGCGGATCCCGCGCACTGCGGGACGGCGCTGCTGCCCTTCTGGCACGCCGATGTGGCGCTCATGGCCGCCGGCTGGCTGACCCGCGGCGGCGACCGCGCCGACACGGCCCGCCGGTGGCTGGACCGGCACGGCCCGGCGGCGGCGCCGCTGCTGGCTCCCGCGGCGCTCGGCAAAACCGCCGAACGGCGTCCGGCCGAATGGGCACTGCGGTACCTGCTGCTCCGGCACGACCTGGAGGAGATCGTCCGGGCCGCGCAGGCGGTTCACGGCCGGCGGGCCGCCGACGCGCTGGAGGCGTTGCTGAGCGCGCACCCGGTGGAGACCGGCCTGTGCCCGACGCCGAAGATTGGCGACTGGCTGGACCCGGCGTCCCTCCCCCAGGTGCTGCTGCGCGACCGGCGGCTGGCCCTGCCCGCAGCAGCGGCCGAGCGGCTGGTCGCCCTGCTGGCGCTGCCGTTCCCCCACGGGGTGCGGGAGATCAGGCGGGCCTGTGACCCGCGGTCGCTGGCGAGGTTCGGCTGGGCGCTGCTGCGGCAGTGGCGGGAAGGCGGCGCACCGGCCCAAGACGACTGGGCCCTGACGCAGCTGGCCTGGACCGGCAACGAGGAGACCGTGGAGCAGCTGGCGGCGCTCATCCCGCTGTGGGCCGAGGAGGGCAGGCACAAGGACGCGGCCAAAGCGCTGGGCGTGCTCGCCGACATCGGCTCCGATGCGGCCCTGAAGCACCTGCACGACGTTCCCCGCAAGGCCACGTCCAAGAAGCTGCGGCAGGAGGCGCAAAGGGGAATGCGCCGGATCGCCGGCCGCAGGGGGCTGTCCGCCGAGCAGCTGGCCGACCGGACCGTCCCCGACCTGGGGTTGGCGGTCGATGGCGGTCTGGTGCTGGACTATGGGCCGCGACGCTTCACGGTCGATCTCGACGAGCGTTTCAAGCCGGTCGTGACCGACCAGAAGGGAAGGACGCGCAAGACCCCTCCCAGCCCCGGCGCCAAGGACGACCTGCTGCTGGCGCCCGCCGCCCACCAGAGGTTCACCGCCTTCCGGAAAGAGGCGCGCGCGGCCGTCGCCGACCAGATCCGGCGGCTGGAGACGGCCATGGCGTCCGGGCGGCGGTGGACGGCCGACCAGTTCGGCGACTTCATCCTCGGTCATCCGCTGATGTGCCGGCTCGCCCGAAGCCTGGTGTGGGTGAGCGAGGACGGCGACGCGGTGACCGCGTTCCGCATCACCGAGGACCGCACGCTCGCCGACGTCGAGGGCGAGAAGTTCACCCTGTCCCCCTCGGCCCGCGTCGGCGTCGCCTCTCCGGAGCTGCTGGGGGACGCCGTGGCCGCCTGGTCGCAGACGTTCGCCGCCCACGGGATCCACCAGCCGTTCCCCCAGCTCGCCCGGCCGCTGCCCGCACCGGGCGAGCCGAAGGCGGCACTCGGCGGCTGA
- a CDS encoding TrpB-like pyridoxal phosphate-dependent enzyme: MADETGSTKILLDESRIPRRWYNVVADLPAPPPPPLHPGTREPVGPEDLAPLFPIDLIEQEVSLERYLDIPEEVREVYRLWRPTPLYRARRLEKALGTPARIYYKYEGVSPSGSHKPNTAVPQAFYNAKHGIRRLTTETGAGQWGSSLAFACSMYGLECEVWMVRASYDQKPYRRLMMETYGARVHASPSPLTTAGAKILAEDADSPGSLGIAISEAVEVAAGADDTRYALGSVLNHVLLHQTVIGEEALEQLASVGETPDVIVGCTGGGSNFAGLIFPFLREKLAGRIDPVLRAVEPAACPSLTRGRYEYDFGDTAGLTPLMKMHTLGHDFVPDPIHAGGLRYHGMAPLLSHIYELGLFEAVAKRQRECFEAGILFARAEGIVPAPEGTHALAGAIEEARRCAETGEEKVILTALSGHGHFDMSSYERYLSGEMEDFDLPQERIEQSLARLP, from the coding sequence GTGGCCGACGAAACGGGGTCGACCAAGATCCTGCTGGACGAGTCGCGCATCCCGCGCCGGTGGTACAACGTGGTCGCCGACCTGCCGGCGCCGCCGCCCCCGCCGCTGCACCCGGGGACGCGGGAGCCGGTGGGGCCGGAGGACCTGGCGCCGCTGTTCCCCATCGACCTCATCGAGCAGGAGGTCAGCCTGGAGCGCTACCTGGACATCCCCGAGGAGGTCCGGGAGGTCTACCGGCTGTGGCGGCCGACCCCGCTGTACCGGGCCCGGCGGCTGGAGAAGGCGCTGGGCACCCCGGCGCGGATCTACTACAAGTACGAGGGCGTCTCCCCGTCCGGCTCGCACAAGCCCAACACCGCCGTCCCGCAGGCGTTCTACAACGCCAAGCACGGCATCCGGCGGCTGACCACCGAGACCGGGGCCGGGCAGTGGGGCAGCTCGCTGGCGTTCGCCTGCTCGATGTACGGGCTGGAGTGCGAGGTGTGGATGGTCCGCGCCTCCTATGACCAAAAGCCCTACCGGCGGCTGATGATGGAGACCTACGGCGCCCGGGTGCACGCCAGTCCCTCGCCGCTGACCACGGCGGGCGCCAAGATCCTGGCCGAGGACGCCGACTCCCCCGGCTCGCTGGGCATCGCCATCAGCGAGGCCGTGGAGGTCGCCGCCGGCGCCGACGACACCCGCTACGCCCTGGGCAGCGTGCTCAACCACGTGCTGCTGCACCAGACGGTGATCGGCGAGGAGGCGCTGGAGCAGCTGGCCTCGGTCGGCGAGACCCCGGATGTGATCGTCGGCTGCACCGGCGGCGGCTCCAACTTCGCCGGGCTGATCTTCCCGTTCCTGCGCGAGAAGCTGGCCGGGCGGATCGACCCGGTGCTGCGCGCGGTGGAGCCGGCGGCCTGCCCGTCGCTGACCCGGGGCCGCTATGAGTACGACTTCGGCGACACCGCCGGGCTCACCCCGCTGATGAAGATGCACACCCTCGGGCACGACTTCGTCCCCGACCCCATCCACGCCGGCGGGCTGCGCTACCACGGCATGGCGCCGCTGCTGTCGCACATCTACGAGCTGGGCCTGTTCGAGGCCGTGGCCAAGCGGCAGCGCGAGTGCTTCGAGGCGGGCATCCTGTTCGCCCGCGCAGAAGGCATCGTCCCGGCCCCCGAGGGCACCCACGCCCTGGCCGGGGCCATCGAGGAGGCCCGCCGCTGCGCCGAGACCGGCGAGGAGAAGGTCATCTTGACCGCCCTGTCCGGCCACGGCCACTTCGACATGAGCTCGTACGAGCGCTACCTGTCCGGCGAGATGGAGGACTTCGACCTGCCGCAGGAGCGCATCGAGCAGTCCCTGGCCCGCCTGCCGTGA